Within the Ktedonobacterales bacterium genome, the region CAAAGTGGCGACTGAGGACTATACGAAGTCAACCACCCCTGACATTGTAGCGCGCGCTGTCACCAGCCAGGAAAAGCGCGAGATATACGAGCGGCAGGTTGCCAGCAGCCTGCCCAACCTCAGCGATACCTGCGTCAAAGCGGTATCGTGCCTGTACACCGTCACGCCCGATGAACGCTTTGTGCTGGACACGCACCCGCAGCACCCCCAGGTCATCATCGCCTCCCCCTGTTCCGGGCATGGCTTCAAGCACTCAACGGCCATTGGCGAAGTGCTGGCCGAAATGGTAGTTGACGGCAAAAGCCGGATTGACATCAGCAGCTTTTCCCTTCGCCGATTCCTGCCAGCGGAGGTATGATGGGCGGCGCTTTTGCAGCCAGGAATGGCCGCAAAAGCGCGTCAAGCTGCTCCCACTCTTTCAGAAACGCATCGTGTCCATGCGGCGAACGAAGCTCTACATAGCGCGCTCGCCCGCCAGCGGCGGTAATCCCCGCCGCAAGGTCGCGCACCTGGCGAGCGGGATACAGCCAGTCGCTATCTATACCCACCGCCAGCACCTCTGCCTGAATGCGAGCGAAGGCGGCGGCGTCGGAGCCGCGCCCCGGTCCCTCAGCGGCGTCGTAGCGGTCCATCGCGCTGGAAAGATAGAGATAGCAGTTCGCGTCAAAGCGTCGCACCAGTTTCTCGCCCTGGTGCTGGAAATAGGTTTCGATGTCCAGGCGTGGGCCAAACGTCGGATAATTGCTGGGCCGCGTGGCAAGACGACGCCCAAAACGCTCCTCCAGCCCCTCAGCACTGGTATAGGTGAGTATGCCCAGCATACGCGCAATGTTCAGACCTGCTGCTGGCCCCGCGCCTGGCGGATAGTTCCCATCCTGCCAGGCCGCGTCACACAGAATAGCCTGCCGCGCAATCGTGTCAATCGCCAGCCCC harbors:
- a CDS encoding homoserine O-acetyltransferase; amino-acid sequence: MKTEGFQQKGHITLAHLALDDGTVLAPVTLAYETWGRLNAAGDNAILVCHALTGDAHAYDTQQPDDPRAGWWNPLIGPGRVFDTTRFFVVCSNVLGSCYGSVGPTSPHPLDKQPYRLRFPLVSVGDMVRAQQALLERLGVKRLAAVAGGSLGGLQALEWPIAFPEMVERAMVIAASPRLSAQGLAIDTIARQAILCDAAWQDGNYPPGAGPAAGLNIARMLGILTYTSAEGLEERFGRRLATRPSNYPTFGPRLDIETYFQHQGEKLVRRFDANCYLYLSSAMDRYDAAEGPGRGSDAAAFARIQAEVLAVGIDSDWLYPARQVRDLAAGITAAGGRARYVELRSPHGHDAFLKEWEQLDALLRPFLAAKAPPIIPPLAGIGEGKSC